TGAATTGCGCGGGCCGGCAGGGCTACGAACTTTCCACGTCCTGAAGAGCGCCGCCCGGCGCCGCGGGACAACGGAGCGAGACATGAAGCAACTGCACCGGCCGGACCTGTTTGCGTGGTTGGCTTTTGATGAAGCGCGCAACCTGGATTTCAACGGCTTCGCGTGGGTGCGCAAGGAGGGCAACGTCCTCATCGACCCGATGCCGATGAGCGCCCATGATCTCGAAC
This window of the Chrysiogenia bacterium genome carries:
- a CDS encoding MBL fold metallo-hydrolase yields the protein MKQLHRPDLFAWLAFDEARNLDFNGFAWVRKEGNVLIDPMPMSAHDLE